GTCGTGCACACGCACGCGAATGCGCTGTGGGCGAGCCGCATGGGCCCGCTCAACATCGCGGCCCGCCCCGACAGCGTCTATCTCGTGTACCTGCCGTTCTTCCACGTGAACGCGCAGAGCTGGTCGGTCTACGCGATGCTCGGCGTCGGCGGCACGGTCGTGCTGCAGCCGAAGTTCTCGTCGAGCCGGTTCTGGGAGGTGGTGACGCGCCACGACGTCACGCACATCTCGCTGATCCCGTTCGTGTTCAAGGCGATCGCCGGCCAGCCCATTCCCGAGAACCGGCTCGAGGTGGGCGTGTTCGGGCTCGTGATGCCGGCGCTCGAGCAGTGGCTCGGCCTTCGCGTGATGGCGGCGTGGGGCATGACGGAGACCGTCACGCACGCGACGCGCACGGACTTCGTGCAGACGTATCCCGACGGCTCGATGGGCAAGCCGACGCCCGGCTACGAGTTCGCGATCGTCGACCCGGACACCGGGCGTCCCTGTCGCGAGGGCGAGACGGGCGAGCTGTGGGTGCGCGGGCGCCGCGGCGTGCAGCTCTTCCTCGAGTACTACGACAACCCCGAGGCGAACGCGAAGGCGTTCACCGACGACGGCTGGTTCCGGACGGGCGACCTCGTCGCGCTCGGCGTCGAGGGCAACTTCTTCTACAAGGATCGCGACAAGGACGCGCTCAAGGTCGGGGGCGAGAACGTCTCGGCCCGCGAGGTCGAGGACTGCTGCCGCGAGGTCGGCGGCATCGCGGACATCGCCGTCGTCGGGCGCAAGCACGAGATGCTCGACCAGGTGCCCGTCGCGTTCGTGATCCGCGGGCTCGGCGCGCCCGAGTCCGAGGAGGAGCACGCGCGCGCCATCCTCGCGCACTGCAAGGCGCGGCTCGCGGACTTCAAGGTCCCGCGCGCCGTGTACTTCCGCGACGAGTTCCCGACGGCGACGCTCGAGAAGGTGGCGAAGAACCGGCTGCGCGAGCTGGCCGACGCGATGCCCGACCCGGCCTAGCGTCGCGCCCGGGCCGGCCGGCGCGCGCTCAGCTGCGCGCGTCGAGCGCCTCGCGAAGCGCGGTCGCGACGCGCTCCTGCTGCGCCTCCGCGATGCCCGGGAAGAGCGGCAGCGACAGCAGCTCGCCCGCCATGCGCTCGGCGACGGGGAACGCGCCCGGCCGCGCGCTCGCCTCGAACGCGCCCGTGCGGTGCAGCGGGAACGGGTAGTGGATGCCCGCGCCGATGCCGCGCGCGTGGAGCGCCTCGAGCACCGCGTCGCGGCGCGGCACGCGCACGACGTACAGGTGCCAGACGTGCTCGTTGCCGGGCGCCGTCGCGGGGAGCACGACGCGCTCGTCGCCCGCGAGCAGCGCGTCGTAGCGGGCCGCGGCCTCGCGGCGCAGCGCGTTCCACGCGTCGAGCCGCGCGAGCTTGGCCGCGAGCACGACGGCCTGGATCGTGTCGAGACGCGAGTTGAAGCCCGCGACGGGGTGGTGGTACTTGCGCTCGCTCCCGTAGTTGCGGAGGGCTCGCACGCGCGCGGCCGTCGCGTCGTCGTTCGTGAGGACGGCGCCCGCGTCGCCCCAGGCGCCGAGGTTCTTGCCCGGGTAGAAGCTCGTGCCCGCCGCGTCGCCCGCGCTTCCCGCGCGCCACTCGCGGCCGTCCGTGCGTTGTCGCGCGCCCTGCGACTGCGCCGCGTCCTCGACGAGCACGAGGCCGTGTCGCTCCGCGATCGCGCGCAGCGGTGCGATCGGCGCCATCTGCCCGTAGAGGTGCACGGGGAGGAGCGCGCGCGTGCGCGGGCCGATCGCGGCCTCGACCTGCGCGGCGTCGACCTGCGCGAAGCGCTCGTCGCAGTCGACGAACACGGGCACGGCGCCCGCGCGCACGACGGCGAGCGCGCTCGCGACGAACGTGTTGACGGGCACGATCACCTCGTCGCCCGCACCGACGCCCTGCGCGCGCAGCGCGAGCTCGAGCGCGTCGGTGCCGTTGGCGACGCCGATGCAGTGCGCGGCACCCGCGTGGGCCGCGAAGCGCTCCTCGAAGGAGGCGACGTCGGGCCCGAGGACGAAGGCGCCGCTCGCGACGACGCGCGCGATCCCGGCCTCCACCTCGGCGGCCACCTCGCGGTGCTGCCAGTGGAGGTCGACGAGCGGGATCGGCGCGGCGTCCGTCACGGCGCGACGCGCTCCTCGCGGCCCGCCGCGCGGATCGAGCGCGTGAGCGCCTCGAGCACGCGCACGACGCGCGCGCCGACGCGGCCGTCGGAGGTCGGGCGCGCGCCGCGCTCGATGCAGTCGAGGAACTCGTCGCACTCGCTCTTGAGCGGCTCGCCGAGCGCCACCTTCGGAATCGTGATGTCGCCGTCGCGCACGCTCGCGCGGAACGTCGCGAACGTGTCGACGAAGCCGACCTTCGTCTCCTCGTCGCTCACGTACTTGTCGTAGAGGCGGATGGGCTCGTTCAGGTCGAGGTCGTCGAACGTGAGCATCTTGCGGTCGCCGACGACGGTGATGTCGCGGTTCTTGCGCGGGTTGAGCCACGACGTGTGGAGGTTCACGAGCACGTCGTTCGGGTAGCGGAGCGTGGCGAAGACGGCGTCCTCGACGTGCGCGTTGATCCAGCTCCCGCCCACGGACGAGACCGCGATGGGGTCGGCGTCGAGCCAGTAGTTGACGATCGAGACGTCGTGGGCCGCGAGGTCCCAGGCGGCGTTCACGTCGGCGCGGATCGGGCCGAGGTTCGTGCGCACCATCGAGACGTAGTACACGCGGCCGAGCTCGCCGGCGTCGAGGTAGCGCTTCACGCGGCGCACCGCGCCGTTGTAGAGGAAGACGTGTCCGACGAGCAGGACGCGGCCGCGCGCCTCGGCGAGCGCGACGAGCTCGTCCGCCTCGGCCGTGCTCGTCGCGATCGGCTTCTCCACGAGCACGTGCTTGCCCGCCTCGAGCGCGCGCTTCACGAGCGCGTAGTGCGTGACGGTCGGCGTGGCGACGACGACGGCGTCGACGTCGCCGTCCGCGAACACGTCCTCGGCGTCGGTCGACACCGCGATGTCGGGGAAGCGGGCGGCGACCTGCGCCGTGCGCGCGGCGTCGCGGTCGACGACGCGTGCGACGACGCTGCGCTGCTTGTCGTGGAAGTTGCGGATCAGGTTCGGGCCCCAGTGGCCGGCGCCGACGACGGCGATGCGCTTCACGGCTACCTCCGCAGCCCGAGGCCGACGAGCACGAGCGGCCGCAGGATGCTCCACCACCCGACGATCGGCTTCATCTTGGTCTGCCCGAGCGCGCGCGGCGGATACACCTTGGTGACGGGCACCTCGGCCGTCCGGAAGCCGCAGCGGATCGTCTTCAGGTACAGGTAGGGCTCGAGCTCGTACTCGTCGAGCCAGGGCTGGTCGAGGTCGATGCGCGCGTCCTCGAGCACGCGGCGGTGCACGGCGCGGAAGCCGTTCGTCGACTCGGTGACCCAGCGGCGCGCGACGAGCGAGAAGACGAGCGGGTGCACGCGCGTCGCGATGCGCCGGTAGACCGGCATGTCGCCGAAGTTCGCGTCGCGCCGGACGCGAGCGCCGTCCTGCAGGTAGCGCGAGCCCTGCACGAAGTCGGCGCGGCCGTCGGCGATCGGGTCGAGCAGCCGCGGGATCTCCTCGGGCGCGTCCTTGTCGTTGCCCGCCATCACGACCGCGACGTCGTAGCCGCGCTCGAGCGCGTAGCGATAGCCGGCGCGGAGCGCGGCGCCGACGCCGACCGTCGACCCCATGTCGAGGACGTTCGCTCCGCGCTCGCGGGCGACGCGCGCGGAGCCGTCCGTCGACCCGTCGTCGATCACGAGCACCTCGTCGACGACGTCGCGCGGCGTGCGCTCGACGACGCGCCCGATCTTCGCTTCCTCGTCGAGCACGGGCGCCATCGCAATCACGGAGAGGTCGCGGTACATGCGGCGGCTCGCGGTGCGGCCGGGCGCGGCGCGCGGCGGCGTAGCGGAGGCGGGTGGCTCCCCGGGATGGTCGCGCAGCATACCCGAGCGGCCGCGCCGCGGGCGAGCGGCGCGTGGCTGCGCGTCGGGTGCGAGCGCCCTGCCGGTGCGACCGGCTTCGCGACCGCGTGCCGGCCGGTGTGGCCCGGGCGAGCCGCAGCGTCGCGGACGTTAGGCGCGGAGCGCGCGGAGGGAGCGAAGCGCCGCGCCGCGCGGCGCGTTCGCGCGAGCGGTCGGGGCGCGTCGGCGGCTTGAGGCGCCCCCGCCCGGCCTGATACAGTGCGCCGCCTCCCGCTTCCGGGGGTCGCTGCGCGATCCGCAGCGGGAACCGTCCGCGCCACACCGAGGAGGGGCCGCCCGATGTCCGCCGCAACCGAATTCGAGTCCACCCCCAAGCTGCTCTTCACGACGCGCACCAACACGGAGCTCGGCGCCGAGTCGGTCGCCGTCGGCGCGGACGGCTCGATCGAGCTGCGCGGCGTGCTGAAGCAGGTGACGGAGTCGATGCTCACGTCCTACCCGCGCACGCTGCTCGGCAAGTGGACGCCGAACCGCGCCTCCGTCCGCTACGCGCGCGACGAGATCGGCGAGCGCCGCGTGCGCGACTTCGCGACGGGCGAGGCGCTCGGCGCCGACGCGCTGGCGGCGATGGCGCGCTAGCGCGCGCCTCGGGTCTACCCCGCTCCCGCCCGTCCGAGCTTCCTCGCAGGTCGGAGCCGCGCGCGGCTCTGCCGCTCGCGCGCGCCGCGCGTCCGACCCGCGAGCTTTCCCCATGTCGGCGTGGGTCGTTCGGCGTAGCCGGCGCTCGAAAACGATTGTTAGTCGATCGCTCGGTCAACTCGAGCGCCGACGAGACGAAGAGTCGCCCGCCACGCCGCAGCCGGAGGGGCGATGAAGATCGGAACGCGAATCCAGCTCGGGCTGGGCGCGATGGGCGCGCTCGTCGTCCTGTGCGCCGGCGCGGGCTATCTCGCCGTTCGGAGCCTCGGCGACTCGGTCGCCTTCGTGACCGGCGCCGCGCGCGACGCGTCCGAGGGCGCGAACGCCGCCACGGTCGCCGTCGAAGCGCAGATGCTCGAGGTGCAGCGCGTCCTGCGCGGCGAGGCGGCTGCGAGCCGCGACGTCATCGCGCAGCACGACGCGGTCCTCGACGGCGCGTTCGACCGGATCGTCGGCTCCGGGCTCGTCGACGCCGAGCGGGTCGAGCGCCTCGTCGCCCTGCGCACCGACTACCGATCCGCGCTCGCGGGTCTCTTCGCCGCGTTCGACGCCTACCGCGAGCAGAGCTCGGCCCTCGCCGACCACGTCGAGTACTTCGTGGATCTCGGCGAAGAGCTCGAGGAGGTGGGCGACGCCGCGGTCGAGTCGATCGCGGCGGAGCCGGATCGCGCGTTCAGCTGGAACGGCGGGCTCCGGGGTCGCTGGGAGGCCGCCGACGGCGGCATGGAGAGCAGCATCGGGCTGCTCACCTCGCTGCATCACCTCCAACGCCTGCAGTCGGGCGCGCCGCCCGCGGAGGTGCGCGTCGCGCTGACCGAGGCGCTCGAGTTCCAGGCGGCGGCCGCGAAGGGCATGCTGGCCACGGGCGCCTTCGATCGCCCCTTCCGCGACTCGGGCGTGACGATGGCGGACGCGTACCGCGACGCGCAGCGCCGCTACCGCGGCCTTCTCGAGCGCAACTTCAACGCGCAGCTCGTCCTCGACGCTTCCGACCTCGTGTACCGCGAGGCCGCCACCGCCTTCCTCGCCGGCACAGAGGACCTGCTCGCGAGCGGCCGCGCGGCCGTCGAGGGCGAGATCGCGAGCGTCGGCAGCGTCGTCGGCTGGTCGAAGGCCATCATCGCGGGCTCGCTCGTGGCGAGCATCGCTGCGGCCCTCCTCGCCGGCGTCGTCGTGCTGCGCAAGACGGTCGCGCCCGTCCGCCGCCTCGACGACGCGATCCGCGAGATCGCCGAGGGCGACGGCGACCTCACGTCGCGACTCGACGCGTCGAGCCGCGACGAGCTCGGCAGCGTCGCGGGATGGTTCAACCGCTTCGTCGCGAAGCTCGACGACATCTTCGGTCGCTTCGTCGCGGGCGCGCGGCGCATCGAGGAGCGCGTCCAGCGCATCTCCGCGTCGAGCGAGCGCCTGTCGAAGATGACGTCGGTGCAGGCGACGAACCTCGCGCAGGTCGCCGCGTCGGTGGAGGAGATCTCCGCGATGGCCGGCAGCGCGGCCACCGCGACGAGCGAGGCGGCCGATCTCGCCGGTACGGGGAGCAAGGCGGCCGGGCGGGGTCGGAGCTCGATGGACGAGATGGCGGATGCGATGGCGCGGATCCGGGCGTCCTCCGAGGACATCGGGAAGATCATGACGGTGATCGACGAGATCGCGTTCCAGACGAACCTGCTGGCCCTCAACGCGGCGGTCGAGGCCGCGCGCGCGGGGAGCGCGGGCAAGGGCTTCGCCGTCGTCGCCGAGGAGGTCCGCAACCTCGCGCAGCGCAGCGCCGACGCCGCGGCCCAGACGTCGGAGCGCGTCTCCGAGTCGCGCGCGCGCGTCGAGGCGGGCGTCGCGCTCAGCGACGCGGTGAGCGACGCACTCGACTCGATCGTCGAGGTGTCGTCGAAGATCGACGCGCTCCTGGGCCAGGTCGCGGAAGGCGCGCGCGAGCAGTCGGTCGCGACCGCCGAGATCACGCGTTCGATCGCCGAGGTGGATCGCGCGACGAACGCGAACGCCGCCAACGCCGAGGAGCTGGCCGAGCTCGCGCGCGACGTCGCACGGGACCTCGATCACATGGTCGAGCTGTCGACGCAGTTCCGGGTGAGCCCGGTCGAGGCATGAGCGCGCTCGCGCCTCGCGAGCGGGGCTACCACCAGCGGCCGGAGGCTCCGTGGCAGAGCGCGTGGCGCGCGTCGAGCACGGCGCCGG
This Myxococcota bacterium DNA region includes the following protein-coding sequences:
- a CDS encoding methyl-accepting chemotaxis protein — translated: MKIGTRIQLGLGAMGALVVLCAGAGYLAVRSLGDSVAFVTGAARDASEGANAATVAVEAQMLEVQRVLRGEAAASRDVIAQHDAVLDGAFDRIVGSGLVDAERVERLVALRTDYRSALAGLFAAFDAYREQSSALADHVEYFVDLGEELEEVGDAAVESIAAEPDRAFSWNGGLRGRWEAADGGMESSIGLLTSLHHLQRLQSGAPPAEVRVALTEALEFQAAAAKGMLATGAFDRPFRDSGVTMADAYRDAQRRYRGLLERNFNAQLVLDASDLVYREAATAFLAGTEDLLASGRAAVEGEIASVGSVVGWSKAIIAGSLVASIAAALLAGVVVLRKTVAPVRRLDDAIREIAEGDGDLTSRLDASSRDELGSVAGWFNRFVAKLDDIFGRFVAGARRIEERVQRISASSERLSKMTSVQATNLAQVAASVEEISAMAGSAATATSEAADLAGTGSKAAGRGRSSMDEMADAMARIRASSEDIGKIMTVIDEIAFQTNLLALNAAVEAARAGSAGKGFAVVAEEVRNLAQRSADAAAQTSERVSESRARVEAGVALSDAVSDALDSIVEVSSKIDALLGQVAEGAREQSVATAEITRSIAEVDRATNANAANAEELAELARDVARDLDHMVELSTQFRVSPVEA
- a CDS encoding DegT/DnrJ/EryC1/StrS family aminotransferase yields the protein MTDAAPIPLVDLHWQHREVAAEVEAGIARVVASGAFVLGPDVASFEERFAAHAGAAHCIGVANGTDALELALRAQGVGAGDEVIVPVNTFVASALAVVRAGAVPVFVDCDERFAQVDAAQVEAAIGPRTRALLPVHLYGQMAPIAPLRAIAERHGLVLVEDAAQSQGARQRTDGREWRAGSAGDAAGTSFYPGKNLGAWGDAGAVLTNDDATAARVRALRNYGSERKYHHPVAGFNSRLDTIQAVVLAAKLARLDAWNALRREAAARYDALLAGDERVVLPATAPGNEHVWHLYVVRVPRRDAVLEALHARGIGAGIHYPFPLHRTGAFEASARPGAFPVAERMAGELLSLPLFPGIAEAQQERVATALREALDARS
- a CDS encoding glycosyltransferase family 2 protein, whose amino-acid sequence is MYRDLSVIAMAPVLDEEAKIGRVVERTPRDVVDEVLVIDDGSTDGSARVARERGANVLDMGSTVGVGAALRAGYRYALERGYDVAVVMAGNDKDAPEEIPRLLDPIADGRADFVQGSRYLQDGARVRRDANFGDMPVYRRIATRVHPLVFSLVARRWVTESTNGFRAVHRRVLEDARIDLDQPWLDEYELEPYLYLKTIRCGFRTAEVPVTKVYPPRALGQTKMKPIVGWWSILRPLVLVGLGLRR
- a CDS encoding Gfo/Idh/MocA family oxidoreductase; the protein is MKRIAVVGAGHWGPNLIRNFHDKQRSVVARVVDRDAARTAQVAARFPDIAVSTDAEDVFADGDVDAVVVATPTVTHYALVKRALEAGKHVLVEKPIATSTAEADELVALAEARGRVLLVGHVFLYNGAVRRVKRYLDAGELGRVYYVSMVRTNLGPIRADVNAAWDLAAHDVSIVNYWLDADPIAVSSVGGSWINAHVEDAVFATLRYPNDVLVNLHTSWLNPRKNRDITVVGDRKMLTFDDLDLNEPIRLYDKYVSDEETKVGFVDTFATFRASVRDGDITIPKVALGEPLKSECDEFLDCIERGARPTSDGRVGARVVRVLEALTRSIRAAGREERVAP
- a CDS encoding AMP-binding protein gives rise to the protein MTLDERYVDDFQFAGQDIPWLVAHWAKHKPDHPFLVWEPKSGATRRWTYAEFDAEVARIAAGLAARGVAKGDKVLVHADNCPEMVLSWYACAKIGAVAVTTNTRSAGPEIEYFASHTGCVGAITQPRFARLVKEHAKALRWIVVTEDDAGEPPAAADASHGMEPFAALRGDPSTLAPRAPDPMAPAGIMFTSGTTSRPKAVVHTHANALWASRMGPLNIAARPDSVYLVYLPFFHVNAQSWSVYAMLGVGGTVVLQPKFSSSRFWEVVTRHDVTHISLIPFVFKAIAGQPIPENRLEVGVFGLVMPALEQWLGLRVMAAWGMTETVTHATRTDFVQTYPDGSMGKPTPGYEFAIVDPDTGRPCREGETGELWVRGRRGVQLFLEYYDNPEANAKAFTDDGWFRTGDLVALGVEGNFFYKDRDKDALKVGGENVSAREVEDCCREVGGIADIAVVGRKHEMLDQVPVAFVIRGLGAPESEEEHARAILAHCKARLADFKVPRAVYFRDEFPTATLEKVAKNRLRELADAMPDPA